One Nocardia huaxiensis genomic window, GCCGACCGCGTAATCGGAGGCGATGGATTCGGCGCGCTGTTCGTCGTTCTGCCCGAAACCTGCACTGCCGGTGCCGATATCGGCGTGCGCCACGCCGGTGGCGCCGAGTGGAACGAAGAGCGCGACCAGCAGCGAGGCAGCGAGTCGAGCCGCGCGGGTACGTGCCGTGTTGTCGATCATGTGTGAATCCCCCGGATGAATGTATTAGCTGGACGGACGCTAACCGACGGCCGATCCCTGAGCCAAGTCCACGCGGCGGAATATGGTCAGCGCCACAAACGGCGCGGGGCCGGTTCGCTCGGGTGAGCGAACCGGCCCCGCAACGGGATTCAGCGAACCTTACGCCGTCGGCGCGAAGGCTTCCTCGATGATCTCCTGCTGTTCCACCGCGTGCACCTTGGACGAACCCGAGGACGGGGCCGACATGGCGCGGCGGGAGATGCGGCGCAGCTTGTTGAAGCGGGCCGGGAGGATCTCCGGGAGGTTGAGGCCGAAGAACGGCCACGCGCCCTGGTTGGCGGGTTCTTCCTGGACCCACACCAGATCGGTGGCGTTGGCGTAGCCTTCGAGGGCCTCGTTCAGGCGGAACTTCGGGATCGGGTAGAGCTGCTCGACGCGGACGATGGCCACGTCGTCGCGGTTCTGCTTGTTCTTCTCGGCCGCCAGCTCGTAGTAGATCTTGCCGGAGGTGAGGAGAACGCGCTTGACCTTCGAACGGTCGCCGTCGCCCGACTCGTAGGTGGGCTCCTCCAGGACGGTGCGGAACTTGTTGTCCGTGAAGTCCTCGATGTCGGAGACCACGGCCTTGTTGCGCAGCATGGACTTCGGGGTGAAGACCACCAGCGGGCGGCGGATGCCGTCCAGGGCGTGGCGGCGCAGCAGGTGGAAGTAGTTCGACGGGGTGGACGGCACCGAGACCGTCATCGAACCCTCGGCGCACAGCTGCAGGAACCGCTCGATACGACCCGAGGTGTGGTCGGGGCCCTGGCCCTCGTGACCGTGCGGCAGCAGCAGCACGACCTCGGAGAGCTGACCCCACTTGGCCTCACCGGAGGAGATGAACTCGTCGATGATGGTCTGCGCGCCGTTGACGAAGTCACCGAACTGCGCTTCCCACAGCACGAGTGCGTCCGGGTTGCCCAGCGAGTAGCCGTATTCGAAACCGACGGCCGCGTACTCGGACAGCGCCGAGTCGTGCACCGCGAACCAACCCGGGTTCTTGGAGCCGATGTTGTGCAGCGGCGTGTACTCGGCACCGGTCTTGCGGTCGATGATGACCGAGTGGCGCTGCGAGAACGTGCCACGACGCGAGTCCTGACCGGTGAGACGCACCGCGTGCCCCTCGTCGATCAGCGTGCCGAAGGCCATCAGCTCGGCCATGGCCCAGTCGACCTTGCCCTCGTAGGCCATCTCGCGGCGCTTCTCCATGACCGGCTTGACGCGCGGGTGCACCGAGAAGCCCTCCGGCGCGTTGACGAACGCGTCGCCGATCCGCTGCAGAACCGTCTTGTCCACGGAGGTAACGAGATTCGCGGGCAGCTGCTGCTCGTCCTCGACCGATTCCGACGGCTCCGGCGAGTACTTCTCCAGCTCGCGCACCTCGTTGAAGATCCGCTCCAGCTGACCCTGGTAGTCGCGCAGGGCGTCTTCGGCTTCCTTCATGGAGATGTCGCCACGACCGATCAGCGACTCGGTGTACGCCTTGCGCACCGAACGCTTGGTGTCGATCACGTCGTACATGTGCGGCTGCGTCATCGACGGGTCGTCGCCCTCGTTGTGGCCACGACGGCGGTAGCAGATCATGTCGATCACGACATCGCGGTTGAAGCGCTGGCGGTAGTCGACGGCCAGCTTGGCCACCCACACACAGGCTTCCGGGTCGTCGCCGTTGACATGGAACACCGGCGCACCGATGAATTTCGCGATGTCCGTGGAGTATTCGGTGGAACGCGAGTACTCCGGTGCGGTGGTGAAGCCGATCTGGTTGTTCACCACGATGTGCACGGTGCCACCGGTGCGGTAGCCGCGCAGCACCGACAGGTTCAGCGTCTCGGCGACGACACCCTGACCGGCGAAGGCCGCGTCACCGTGCAGCATCAGGGGCACGACCGAGAAGGTCCGCGCCTCTTCGCCCTTGGTGACGATGTCTTCCTTGGTGAGCAGATCCTGCTTGGCACGAACCAGACCCTCCAGCACCGGGTCGACGGCCTCGAGGTGCGACGGGTTGGCCGTCAGCGAGACCTCGATGTCGTTGTCGCCGAACATCTGGATGTAGGTGCCGCGCGCACCCAGGTGGTACTTCACGTCGCCCGAGCCGTGCGTGGCGGCCGGGTTCATATTGCCCTCGAACTCGGTGAAGATCTTCGAGTAGGGCTTGCCGACGATGTTCGCCAGCACGTTCAGGCGGCCGCGGTGCGGCATGCCGATGACGACCTCGTCGAGGGCGTGCTCGGCGCACTGGTCGATCACGCCGTCCATCATCGGAATGACGGACTCCGCGCCTTCGAGTGAGAAGCGCTTCTGGCCAACGTATTTGGTCTGCAGGAAGGTCTCGAACGCCTCGGCCGCATTGAGCCGGGACATGATGTACTTCTGCTCGGCCACAGTCGGTTTCGCGTGCTTCTGCTCCACGCGATCCTGAATCCACTGCAGCTGTTCGGGATCCAGGATGTGGGTGTACTCCACACCCACGTGGCGGCAGTACGCGTCGCGCAGGATGGACAGCACGTCGCGCAGCTTCATGCGCTCCTGGCCGTGGAAGCCCGCCACGTTGAATTCGCGGTCCAGGTCCCACAGGGTCAGGCCGTGCGAGGTGACATCCAGGTCCGGGTGCGAGCGGAACTTGTCCTTCACCAGCCGCAGCGGGTCGGTGTCGGCCATGAGGTGACCGCGGTTGCGGTACGCCGCGATGAGCTCCTGCACGCGGACGCTCTTGTCGACGCCGCGCTCCTTGATGTCCTTGCGCCAGCGCACCGGCTCGTAAGGAACACCCATGCCGTGGAAGATCTCGTCGTAGAACTCGTCGGAGATCAGCAGCTGGTGGATGGTGCGCAGGAAGTCACCGGACTCCGCACCCTGAATGATGCGGTGGTCGTAGGTGGAGGTGAGCGTCATGAGCTTGCCGATGCCGATCTCGGCGAGCTGATCGTCGCTCATGCCCTGGAACTCGGCCGGGTACTCCATGGCGCCCGCGCCGATGATCGCGCCCTGGCCCGGCATCAGACGCGGCACCGAATGGTTGGTGCCGATGGTGCCCGGGTTGGTGAGCGAGATGGTGACGCCGGAGAAGTCCTCGGTGGTCAGCTTGCCGTCACGCGCGCGGCGCACGACGTCCTCGTACGCGCTGTGGAACTGCGCGAAGGTCATGCCCTCGGTGTTCTTGATGGCGGCGACGGCCAGGGTGCGGCTGCCGTCCTTGGCGCGCAGGTCGATGGCCAGGCCCAGATTGGTGTGCGCGGGGGTGACCGCGTTGGGCTTGCCGTCGACCTCGGCGAAGTGCCGGTTCATGTTCGGGAACGACTTGATCGCCTGCACGATGGCGTAACCCAGCAGGTGGGTGAAGGAGATCTTGCCGCCGCGGGTGCGTGCGAGGTGATTGTTGATGACCAGACGGTTGTCGATCA contains:
- a CDS encoding multifunctional oxoglutarate decarboxylase/oxoglutarate dehydrogenase thiamine pyrophosphate-binding subunit/dihydrolipoyllysine-residue succinyltransferase subunit, with translation MRRTPAVSSSTDQFGQNQWLVDEMYQKYKQDPSSVDESWHEFLADYTPENTGDTGNSKPVAASAPAAAPTAAPAPAPAPQPAAAPAPAPAAQQRAPQTTPAPTSNAAPTAGPKVAAEDEAKVLRGPAAAIVKNMSASLTIPTATSVRAIPAKLMIDNRLVINNHLARTRGGKISFTHLLGYAIVQAIKSFPNMNRHFAEVDGKPNAVTPAHTNLGLAIDLRAKDGSRTLAVAAIKNTEGMTFAQFHSAYEDVVRRARDGKLTTEDFSGVTISLTNPGTIGTNHSVPRLMPGQGAIIGAGAMEYPAEFQGMSDDQLAEIGIGKLMTLTSTYDHRIIQGAESGDFLRTIHQLLISDEFYDEIFHGMGVPYEPVRWRKDIKERGVDKSVRVQELIAAYRNRGHLMADTDPLRLVKDKFRSHPDLDVTSHGLTLWDLDREFNVAGFHGQERMKLRDVLSILRDAYCRHVGVEYTHILDPEQLQWIQDRVEQKHAKPTVAEQKYIMSRLNAAEAFETFLQTKYVGQKRFSLEGAESVIPMMDGVIDQCAEHALDEVVIGMPHRGRLNVLANIVGKPYSKIFTEFEGNMNPAATHGSGDVKYHLGARGTYIQMFGDNDIEVSLTANPSHLEAVDPVLEGLVRAKQDLLTKEDIVTKGEEARTFSVVPLMLHGDAAFAGQGVVAETLNLSVLRGYRTGGTVHIVVNNQIGFTTAPEYSRSTEYSTDIAKFIGAPVFHVNGDDPEACVWVAKLAVDYRQRFNRDVVIDMICYRRRGHNEGDDPSMTQPHMYDVIDTKRSVRKAYTESLIGRGDISMKEAEDALRDYQGQLERIFNEVRELEKYSPEPSESVEDEQQLPANLVTSVDKTVLQRIGDAFVNAPEGFSVHPRVKPVMEKRREMAYEGKVDWAMAELMAFGTLIDEGHAVRLTGQDSRRGTFSQRHSVIIDRKTGAEYTPLHNIGSKNPGWFAVHDSALSEYAAVGFEYGYSLGNPDALVLWEAQFGDFVNGAQTIIDEFISSGEAKWGQLSEVVLLLPHGHEGQGPDHTSGRIERFLQLCAEGSMTVSVPSTPSNYFHLLRRHALDGIRRPLVVFTPKSMLRNKAVVSDIEDFTDNKFRTVLEEPTYESGDGDRSKVKRVLLTSGKIYYELAAEKNKQNRDDVAIVRVEQLYPIPKFRLNEALEGYANATDLVWVQEEPANQGAWPFFGLNLPEILPARFNKLRRISRRAMSAPSSGSSKVHAVEQQEIIEEAFAPTA